In Thermodesulfobacteriota bacterium, the sequence TTCGAAGCCCCTCGAGCGTAAATCCCAGTGCATAATACTCTCGGATTCAAGCATGGACTCAAGCTCAGGACCGTAGCCGAGCAGAATTTCCCGCTTGTAGCTGGAGTTGTGCCCGGGTAGATGAGAGGCTTTTCCTGAAGGGGCGGGGTCTAACCAGGGCCCGTATTCAATGAGAAGATTTGCACAACTGATAGCGCATTGGGGATTGGCATTTCTCATAACTGGCCCGACTGCTGCCCATGGCTTATCATGTGCTCTGATTAGAGCCTCGGCCCAACTCGGGTCGGGGTACGAATGGTCTTCCGTAAGTGCGACGATTGGGGCACTAGCATGTCTAATACCGGTTGCTCTGGCTCGAGCATGTGAGTTAATCTCGCCGACCTCGACCACTCGAAACCGGAAGAATTCCTGTAATTCCGACTCATTCAGGTTAAGTGTTTTCTCCGAAGGAGCCACAATCACGATTTCCAGCTTCTCTCTGACCGTCTGTGCCCGTAGGTGATTTATAGTCTTGCGGATAGTCTGGTAGTCATCTGGCGTGACAAGAATGACTGACATCTCAGGATTAGAAAAATCATTCATGATTCATCTCTACTCACTTATTAGGGTTCGAATAATGCAGGGAACACAGATTTGCGTTCTCTAAAGCCATGGCCGTGATAATAGACTGTTGTGGTGTTTGATTTTAGCTTAATTCCCAAAAGTAATAAACCACTCTTCATAAGAAGTTGAAAAAAAGTTGGGGCTATCTTCAGATTTGAATCCTCAGATCTGACCTTACCGTTCTGATTTCCCTGGGCGCTTGGGTAACTTTGACCGGCATTCCCAGAGAGGCCGACTGGGCAGTAGCAAGAGCGATTTTGACTGCGGCCATTCCATCCTGAAGAGTGCAATCCACCGGGGTGTTGTTCTTTATGGACAAG encodes:
- a CDS encoding glycosyltransferase family 2 protein, which translates into the protein MNDFSNPEMSVILVTPDDYQTIRKTINHLRAQTVREKLEIVIVAPSEKTLNLNESELQEFFRFRVVEVGEINSHARARATGIRHASAPIVALTEDHSYPDPSWAEALIRAHDKPWAAVGPVMRNANPQCAISCANLLIEYGPWLDPAPSGKASHLPGHNSSYKREILLGYGPELESMLESESIMHWDLRSRGFEIYLEPAAKTNHMNISLLSSWTVVQFLNGRVFASARSKNWSLIRRVVYAGGFPLIPLIRL